From a single Lolium rigidum isolate FL_2022 chromosome 7, APGP_CSIRO_Lrig_0.1, whole genome shotgun sequence genomic region:
- the LOC124677180 gene encoding CST complex subunit TEN1-like, with the protein MASSTLKPGVPVTLQELEPSSEMFKQGASLRVTGILHSYDVDSAVAIIQDGSAKLKVDTQHLRDISFRCSSTYQFIGELLIQPNSDAILQARVGRNVDGLDLNLYQQSLIIRRQHEAKLLSSRRA; encoded by the exons ATGGCATCTTCTACTCTAAAACCAGGTGTGCCTGTTACTTTGCAAGAGCTAGAGCCATCCTCAGAGATGTTCAAGCAAGGGGCATCCCTCCGAGTAACAGGAAT CCTTCATTCATATGATGTCGACTCTGCGGTTGCCATTATTCAAGATGGCAGCGCGAAGCTCAAGGTCGACACTCAACACCTGAGAGACATCAGTTTCCGCTGTAGTTCGACATACCAGTTCATCGGCGAACTCCTTATCCAGCCAAACAGCGAT GCAATTCTACAAGCACGAGTGGGCAGGAATGTTGACGGTCTCGACCTGAACCTTTACCAGCAGTCTTTGATCATCCGACGGCAACATGAGGCCAAACTACTGAGCTCCAGGAGGGCATGA
- the LOC124677179 gene encoding uncharacterized protein LOC124677179, producing the protein MAGERSGPPAAERVVVAMKGHPGSGKSTAARAIASALRCPLLDKDDVRDCTLHLEGAAGGSGMLNELSYAVLWRLAERQLQLGLSVVLDSPLSRRAHLDMLARLPATLVVVVECRPGDEGVWRRRLEERGGALANGGGDGWHKPKTWAELESLVEGYQGCTDYEIGDVPRIVVDTTDPAFGAEEIAARVVDFIMSLLPRAY; encoded by the coding sequence ATGGCCGGGGAACGATCTGGTCCGCCGGCAGCGGAGAGGGTGGTGGTGGCGATGAAGGGCCACCCTGGGTCCGGAAagtccacggcggcgcgcgccatcGCCTCCGCGCTCCGGTGCCCGCTCCTGGACAAGGACGACGTGCGGGACTGCACGCTGCACCTggagggcgccgccggcggcagcggcatgcTCAACGAGCTCTCCTACGCCGTGCTGTGGAGGTTGGCCGAGAGGCAGCTCCAGCTCGGCTTGTCTGTCGTCCTCGACTCCCCGCTTTCACGTCGTGCGCATCTCGACATGCTGGCCCGCCTGCCCGCCACACTTGTTGTCGTCGTGGAATGCCGACCGGGCGACGAAGGTGTGTGGCGCCGCAGGCTGGAGGAGCGTGGGGGTGCTTTGGccaatggtggtggtgatgggtgGCATAAGCCAAAGACCTGGGCCGAGCTGGAAAGTCTTGTTGAGGGTTACCAAGGTTGCACAGACTATGAAAttggggatgttccgaggatcgtcGTAGATACAACAGACCCGGCGTTCGGTGCAGAGGAAATTGCTGCCAGGGTTGTGGACTTTATTATGTCTCTTCTACCCCGTGCATATTAG